From Rhodococcus sp. B7740, one genomic window encodes:
- the secF gene encoding protein translocase subunit SecF, producing MSDTTTSTPSPLDDSGVDQSAQPKHSWLSRLYTGTGAFDIVGRRRFYYILTGVIVLVCLLSFVVRGFTLGIDFEGGTRIALPAADNITTEQVETVYDDSLGMPPVSVQTVGSGAAATVQIRSEALDPAEVDTLRQALFEAFQPQDNSGTATPNAISVSDVSETWGSQITQKALIALVVFLVIVSIYIGVRYERDMALAALAALAFDLLVTAGVYSLVGFEVTPATVIGLLTILGFSLYDSVVVFDKVEENTRGILNLHRKTYAEQANLAVNQTLMRSINTTVIGVLPVIALMIIAVWLLGVGTLKDLALVQLVGMIVGAYSSIFFATPLLVTLKEKWGPVAVHTRKVHSKRAEAAARAAGHAPEPVAVGVAAPKASAPQPGNRPTGKRSKKRR from the coding sequence ATGTCGGACACGACCACGTCGACCCCATCGCCCCTCGACGACTCGGGTGTCGATCAATCCGCCCAGCCCAAGCACAGCTGGTTGTCCAGGCTGTACACCGGTACCGGTGCCTTCGACATCGTCGGTCGTCGTCGGTTCTACTACATCCTCACCGGCGTCATCGTGCTGGTGTGCCTGCTGAGCTTCGTCGTCCGCGGCTTCACCCTCGGTATCGATTTCGAGGGCGGAACGCGGATCGCGCTGCCCGCGGCCGACAACATCACCACCGAGCAGGTCGAAACCGTGTACGACGACTCGCTCGGCATGCCGCCGGTGTCGGTGCAGACCGTCGGTTCGGGTGCCGCAGCAACGGTGCAGATTCGCTCCGAAGCACTCGACCCCGCCGAAGTGGACACCCTTCGCCAGGCGTTGTTCGAGGCATTCCAGCCGCAGGACAACTCCGGTACCGCGACCCCCAACGCCATCAGTGTGTCCGACGTCAGTGAGACGTGGGGTAGCCAGATCACCCAGAAAGCCCTGATCGCTCTCGTGGTCTTCCTGGTGATCGTCAGCATCTACATAGGTGTCCGATACGAGCGAGACATGGCGTTGGCGGCGCTGGCCGCCCTGGCATTCGACCTCCTGGTGACCGCAGGCGTGTACTCGCTCGTCGGGTTCGAGGTGACGCCTGCAACCGTGATCGGCCTGTTGACGATCCTCGGTTTCTCTCTGTACGACTCGGTGGTGGTGTTCGACAAGGTCGAGGAGAACACTCGCGGCATCCTCAACCTGCATCGCAAGACGTACGCCGAACAGGCCAACCTGGCCGTCAACCAGACCCTGATGCGCTCGATCAACACCACCGTGATCGGTGTCCTCCCGGTGATCGCACTGATGATCATCGCGGTATGGCTGCTCGGAGTGGGCACACTGAAGGACCTGGCTCTGGTACAGCTGGTCGGCATGATCGTCGGTGCCTACTCGTCGATCTTCTTCGCCACTCCGTTGCTGGTGACGCTCAAGGAGAAGTGGGGTCCCGTCGCAGTTCACACGCGCAAGGTCCACTCCAAGCGTGCCGAAGCGGCAGCTCGTGCAGCAGGCCACGCTCCGGAACCGGTGGCCGTCGGTGTGGCCGCCCCGAAGGCGTCGGCTCCGCAGCCGGGCAACCGGCCCACCGGAAAGCGAAGCAAGAAGCGACGGTAG